The Paenibacillus beijingensis nucleotide sequence ACTGGGAGACGTAGTTGGTGCAGTTCACCTCGAACGGTTCGTAGGACGGATTGGGCAGCTTCCACCATTGATCCGCGTAGGCGGCGACCAGATCGCGGCGGTAGGTGACGGCCCTCTCCCGTTCGTTCAGGCGCGGCAGCAGCGCATGGTTCAAAAAGGGAAGCGGCCGGCTCTCCGATCTTGCCGCTTCACGCCCCCCGCCGAAGGAGCGATGCTCCGCCAACGCTCCCGACGCCGCCTCCGTGCCGTATTTCGGCCGGCGTTCCCCGACGGTCGGCTCCACCCGCACGATCCGCCACCGTTCGTTCTCCTTCACGAGCCACAGCCGCTCCTGTTCCAGACGCTCCTCGGTGTATATCCGTCCGCGGTGCTCCACCGTCCTTTTAATATGAAGGGCAATGAGCACCGACACCTCGCTTGACGATTCATGAACGCGGACAAGCGACGCCTTAATTTCGCTTTGCGGTGCGAGTATGCCGCGCGCAAGCTCCCGGCTGTGCAGCCGCTTCAGCCTCTCTTCCATACGCCACCGGTGGTCGTCGTCGGCCAGCAGCCCGTCGAATACCGTAAGGCGGCGGTCGATTTCGGCCTGATTGAAGCAGTTCACATAGCTGTGTACAGCCGCCTTCCACCCTTCCGGCTCCGGGGCCGCTCTTCGCTCCGAGCTCTGCGGCTGGCTCCGCTTGACTTTACGCTTTACCCCCCGGTTGACTGTGCGCGGCATAGGCACCCTCCTTAAATTTTTGCGAAGCAAAAATCACTTCGAAAGCATAGGCTTCGTTTTTGCGAAGCAAAAGCATTTCGTGAGATCAAGCTTACCTTTTTGTACTCAAATCGCTTTCCAGTATATGAGCCGCAAATGGAATTCATGCCCGTCATCCGTCGCTGCCGCCCCCGTCTGCCGTATGGCGGGGACAAAAAAAGGGAAACGTTAACAATGTCGCCGAAAGTCGGCAATATTTCTCTCTCCCTAGTCCACTTCGGATTTGGAGCACAAATTGCGGCGCCGGCCGCCCAATTGAAAGAAATGGTGACGAATCGCTCTTTACGCCGACCCCGAAATGGCGATATACTATAGAAAATAGCGATTTTGAAATCATGTTTCATACAATGAAACAAAGAGGTATTAATCGCACCCTACTTCATCCACGCGACAAGGAGGCGTTATTTTTCATGTCCAAGCAAAACCATTTCTCCGTCCGCTCGTCGCTTGAGTCCGGCGGTAAAACGTACGCCTATTACCGGCTGCAAGGGCTTGAGGAACAAGGACTGGGACCCGTATCGAAGCTTCCGTTTTCCATTAAAGTGCTGCTGGAGGCCGCTGTCCGCCAATTCGACGGCCGCGCCATTACGCCCGAGCATGTGAAGCAGCTTGCCACCTGGTCGGAAGGCCGCGAAGACAAGGAAATCCCGTTCATTCCGGCACGGATCGTGCTGCAGGACTTCACCGGCGTACCGGTCGTCGTCGATCTGGCAGCGATGCGCGATACCGTGAAAAAAGCGGGCGGGGATCCGAAGCAGATCAATCCGCTCGTACCGGTCGACCTCGTTATCGACCACTCCGTCATGGTCGACGCGTTCGGAACGCCGGATGCGCTCGCCACGAACATGGATCTCGAATTCGAACGCAACGGAGAGCGCTACCGCTTCCTGCGCTGGGCGCAAACGGCGTTTGACAACTTCCGCGCAGTGCCGCCGGCAACGGGTATCGTTCACCAGGTCAACCTGGAATATTTGGCATCGGTAGCGGCAACGAAAACGGTTGACGGCGAGACGGTTGTTTACCCGGATTCGCTCGTCGGCACCGACTCCCACACGACGATGATCAACGGTCTCGGCGTTGTCGGCTGGGGCGTCGGCGGCATCGAGGCGGAAGCCGGCATGCTCGGCCAGCCGCTCTACTTCGTCATGCCGGAAGTTATCGGCTTCAAGCTGACCGGACAGCTGGCCGAAGGCGCGACCGCAACCGACCTGGCGCTGACAGTGACGCAAATTCTCCGTAAAAAAGGCGTTGTCGGCAAGTTCGTCGAGTTCTTCGGTCCGGGCCTCTCCAACATCAGCCTGGAAGACCGCGCGACGGTTGCCAACATGGCTCCGGAATACGGCGCCACGATCGGCTTCTTCCCGGTCGACGGCGAAACGATCCGCTTCCTGCGCGCCACCGGCCGAACTGAGGAGCAAATCGCGCTCGTGGAGTCCTATTACAAAGAGCAGGGCATGTTCCGTACGGACGAAACGCCGGACCCGGTATTTACCGATCTGGTCGAGCTCGATCTCTCCACCATCGTGCCGTCCCTCGCCGGTCCTAAGCGTCCGCAGGACCGCGTTGAGCTGACGAACATGAAGGAAGAGTTCAACAGCATTATCCGCACCCCGATCGAAAAAGGCGGCTACGGCCTCTCCGACGAGAAGATCGGTCAAGTCGTGGACATTCAGCATAAAAACGGCAAAACGAGCCAAATGGGCACCGGCGCCGTCGTCATCGCCGCGATTACGAGCTGCACGAACACGTCCAACCCGAGCGTTATGCTGGGCGCGGGCCTCGTCGCCAAGAAAGCGGTCGAGCGCGGACTTGTGAAGCCCGAATATGTGAAAAGCTCGCTGACGCCGGGTTCCCTCGTCGTTACCGAATATTTGAAAAAAGCGGATCTGCTTGCGCCGCTCGAGAAGCTCGGCTTCTACGTCGCCGGCTACGGCTGCGCAACGTGCATCGGCAACTCCGGTCCGCTGCCGGACGAAGTGAGCCAGGCGATCGCCGACAACGATATGACCGTTGCCGCCGTTCTGTCCGGCAACCGGAACTTCGAAGGCCGCGTCCATGCGCAGGTGAAAGCGAACTACCTCGCTTCCCCGCCGCTTGTCGTCGCTTACGCGCTGGCGGGCACGGTCAACATCGATCTGGCCAGCGATCCGATCGGCTACGATCCGCAGGGCGCGCCGGTCTACCTGAAGGACATCTGGCCGACTTCCCAGGAAATCCGCGATGCGGTCGGCACCGCCGTCAGCCCGGAAATGTTCCGTGAGAAGTACGCCAACGTGTTCACCCAGAACGAGCAGTGGAACGAGATTCCGGTGCCGCAGGGCGAGCTGTACGAGTGGGATGAGAAATCGACCTACATCGCTAACCCGCCGTTCTTTGAAAACCTCGGCTCCGAAGTCGGCGATATCACCGACATTAAAGCGGCCAACGTGCTTGCCCTGCTCGGCGATTCCGTCACGACGGACCATATCTCGCCGGCAGGCAACATTAAAGCCGACAGCCCGGCCGGCAAATTCCTGATCGAGCACGGCGTCGACAAGAAGGACTTCAACTCTTACGGTTCCCGCCGCGGCCACCACGAAGTGATGATGCGCGGAACGTTCGCGAACATCCGGATCCGCAACCAGGTTGCGCCGGGCACCGAGGGCGGCGTCACGACGTACCTGCCGACCGATGAAGTGATGTCCATCTACGACGCTTCGATGAAATATCAGGACAAAGACAACAACCTCGTCGTCATCGCCGGCAAAGAGTACGGTACCGGCAGCTCCCGCGACTGGGCGGCCAAAGGCACCTTCCTGCTCGGCGTCAAAGCGGTCATCGCCGAGAGCTTCGAGCGGATTCACCGCTCCAACCTGGTCGGCATGGGCGTGCTGCCGCTGCAGTTCCAGCAAGGTCAAGGCTGGAGCACGCTCGGCATCAACGGCCGCGAGAAATTCGACATCGTCGGACTTTCCAATGACGTGACGCCGGGCCAAACGGTGCACGTTACCGCAACCCGCGAAGACGGCTCGTCGTTCGAATTCCCGGTTGTCGTCCGCCTCGATTCGATGGTCGACGTCGACTACTACCGCAACGGCGGCATCCTGCAAACGGTGCTGCGCCAAATGATCGCCGGCGGGAAATAAGCTTCCCCGCCTGCAAAGAAGGACTGCGTCCCCGGCATTATCGCCGGGGCGCAGTCCTTTTTATTTTTGTACAACGGGATGACGGAGGACTTACAAAAATGCGGCAACAAGCTTGTTGACCGCCCGCTCCGAATCGACTTCAAGGCAAACCTGCACATCGCGGCCGATCGAAGGATGGGTTCTTTGGTCGGTCACGACCATCCCCGCCGTAAAGCGCCCTTCGCACTCAATGTCAGCTTTTAGGGTCTGCATCTTTACCAGACTTGGATCAACCGCAACTAACAGTGCCAAAGGGTCGTGAAGCGGACAGGCTCCGATAAAATCGTTCACTTGGGTGTAATAATTGAAATAATAGCTTAACGCCGTCTGCAGATACGCAATTAATTCCCGCTTGTCCGGGCCGGCATTGCGGGCCAGCAGTTCAAGATGGCGGGCGGTCAGCCTTGTTTTCATCGTGACGTCCAGCCCTACGATTGTCAAAGGCAAATCGGATTTCAATACCCGTGCCGCCGCTTCCGGATCACCGTGGAAGTTTGCTTCGCAAACCGGGGTGACATTGCCTGGAGCAGCCACGGTCCCCCCCATCATGACAACTTTTTTGATTTTCGTGCCGATCGACGGGTCTTTCTCAAGCGCCAGCGCCAAATTGGTCAGTCTGCCAAGCGTAACGAGAGTGATCTCCCCCGGCTGCTCGTTCGCTTTTCGGACGATAAAATCCGCTGCGGATTGTTGAAGCGGCTGCTGGCTGGAAGCCGGAAGCTCCGCATTTCCAATCCCGTTGTTCCCATGAACATGTACGACCGGTCCCGACCACCTTCGCTGAAGCGGCCCGGCCGCACCGGGTGCAACGGGGATGTCATAATCCGGATTGGCAAGCTTAATGAGCCGGAGGGTATTGTCGGTTGCCTGCCCCACATCCGTATTACCGAATCCGGTACAAATTCCCTCCACGCGAATATTTAGTGCATTCAGCGCATACAAAATAGCCACTGAATCGTCAATCCCGGTATCGACGTCTAGCAAAATAGGATTCATCTTCTGCATATTGTTTTTCCTCCATTATCGGTAGTGCAGTTGAATTGGTGATACGGTGTATGAACGGTTTTTTTGCTCATTTTAGACGGCGGCGGCTTTACGTCTGCGTGTACTGGCTTTGCGCACGGCATAAACCGAAAGTACCGCAACCGTCACGATATAAGGGATCATTGCGATCAGTTGGCTCGGCACTTTATTATCGGGGGTTGTTTCCACCGTATTTACAAGTGTCTGGGCCAGTGCAAACAAAAGGGAGCCAAAAAGAATGCCGACCGGATTTTTATTGCCGAAAATGACAACCGCTAGCGCCAGAAAACCGGTACCCGCCGTCATCTCTCTGACAAACATACTGGTCATCCCCGTGGACAAATAAGCGCCGGCCAGTCCCGAGAACACTCCTCCCCATATTAGAGCCGAATATTGAATCCGCTGAACGTCAATGCCAAGGGAACGTGCCGCGGAAGGCTCTTCTCCGACAGCCCGGAGATGAAAGCCGTAAGGCGTATGGTTCAGCAAAACATAACAAAACAGAACAGCGAGAAACGATAGCCAAACCATTACATTATGTCCACTGAGCAGCTGGCCGAGCACCGGGATGTCTTCAATGAACGGAATGACGACATTGGGGATGCGGACCGGATCGGCAGGCATATACTGGCCGTGGGAATGATATAAAATGCTCATCAGCAGGACGGTGGCCGCACCTCCAAAAATATTAACGGCAAACCCGGCCACGATGACGTCCACTTTCATTTGAAGGGTAAAAAATGCCATCAAAAGGCTGACCAAAACAGAAGCAAGCATACCCGCCAGCACCCCTGCCACCCAGCTACCTGAAGCCGAACCGACGGAGATGGATGTAAAAGCGGAAACGAGCATCAAGCCTTCAATGCCAATATTGATCACTCCCCCCCTGTCGGTCAGAAGACCGCCGAGAGCGCCCAGCAGAATAGGGGGCAGCAGCCGCAAAAGAACCGCAAAAAAACTTAAATTGACGATTTGTTCCCAGATACTATGAAGCAACTTCGGCTCCTCCTTTACGCACCGCTTTTCTGCTGTTCAAATAGGCGAATAGAGCTTGAGAGGATACGAAGAGAACGAGCAGCGACTGAATGATAACGGCCAGATCGCGAGGCACATCGCTGCCCGCCTGCATGTTCTGCCCTCCTACCGTCAAATAAGCGTAGAAGAAAGCCGACACGAGTATGCCGATCGGATGATTGCGCGCCAGCAGGGAAATGATAATGCCGTCAAATCCGAGACCGGTGGAAAAATGATCATTTAACGCCCCCTGCTGGCCGATGACCTCCATCGCCCCCCCCAGTCCGGCAAGCGCGCCGCTGATGACCATACTGAGAACAATGGCTTTCCGAATATGGATGCCGCCGTATTCCGCAAACAGCGGATTTTTGCCGACAAGGCGCAGTTCATATCCCGTCCTTGTTTTGAACAGCAGGATGTAGACGACTGCGGCTGCCGCGAGCGCGAAGACGAAGCTGTACAGGGTCGGAAATCCTTGCACAATCTGATGCAGCCGGGCGCTGTCCTGCACGTACGGAGTCCTGGCAAAGCCGCCGCTGTTAGCATCCTTTATGACGTTGTTCAACAAATAGGAGACAAAGAAGATCCCGATATAATTGAACATTAAGGTGGATACAATCTCATCGGCTTTAAACCGCGCTTTGAGTATGCCCGGCAGGAAAGCGAACAGGCCGCCGCCGAGTATCGCGCAAACGAGTACAAGCGGAATGTGCATCCAAGCGGACAACCCTTTCATATAAACGGCGGCAACCGCTCCGGTCAGCGCCCCGATATAAAGCTGCCCCTCCGCGCCCATGCTGAAAACGCCGCTTTGAAAAACGACCGCGATTGCCAGACCGGTAAAGACGAGCGGAACCATCCGGTTCAGAATCGAACCGAAGTTAAACGCGTTGGTCAACGGTTCGACAAAAAAGGCGTTCATCGCAGCCAACGGCTCGCTGCTTACGCAGAAAATAACAATAATTCCGATGACGAGCGATGCAGCGACAGCTCCCGCCAACCCGAAAAGATCTAGAAATACAGCTTTTCTTGGTCTCATGTCGCTACCGCCTTTCGCTCATCCTTCTTTACCCCAAGCATGTAATAACCGATTTCTTCCTCTGTCAAATCGTCCGTATTGTTCAGCAAGGCTGTTAGTTCCCCGTTATACAGCACCCCGATCCGGTCGCTCAAGCTCATAATTTCCGTTAATTCCGCAGACACAAGAAGAACAGCCGCCCCTTCATCGCGGGCCCGGACAATCTCTTTGTGGATGAATTCAATTGAGCCGATGTCGACTCCCCGGGTCGGCTGAGCCGCAATGAGCAGCTTAGGTTTTTTATGCAGTTCCCGGGCAACGACGATTTTTTGTATATTGCCCCCTGATAACGAGCCCGCTGGCGTATCTTCGCTTTCCGTGCGGATATCGAACCGTTCAATCAGCTCTCTGGCATGTCTGCGGATTTGGCGTTCATTCAGAAACCATATCCGCCCGAAAGCTTTTTCCCGGTACTGGTCGAGAATCAGATTTTCCTTCACAGAAGCGGTCAGGCAGGCTCCTCTCGTCTGCCGGTCTTCGGGAATATGTCCAATGCCCATTGCGCGGATGGCCCGAATAGATTCGCCGGCGAGCGGTTTGTCCTGAAACAGGATTGACCCGCGGTAGCCTTTCCCGAAGCCGGTAATCGCCTCGATCAACTCCGTCTGACCGTTGCCCTCCACACCGGCGATACCTAAAATTTCACCCGATTTGACTTCAAGCGATACGTTCCTTAGCACAGGCTGCCCGGAATAGGAATCCTCGTCGCTCAAGCCGTTTATTCGAAGTACCGTCTCTTTCGCACGGGCCGGCGTTTTCTGTACCCTCAGCAAAACCTCCCGGCCAACCATAAGCCGGGAAATTTCCTCTTTATTCGTTTTGGCGGTGTTCAAGGTTGTAACCGTTTGACCGGCCCTCAGGACCGTAATCCGGTCCGATATGGACATGACTTCATTCAGCTTGTGCGTGATGAAAATGATCGTATAACCAGTATCCACAAGCTTTCGCAGCGAATGGAAAAGCTCGTCTGTTTCCTGGGGCGTCAGCACCGCCGTCGGCTCGTCCAGAATGATGAGCCGCGCCCCCCTGTACAATACCTTCAGAATTTCAACACGCTGCTTTAATCCAACCGAAAGCCTGGCGACCGTGGCACTCGAATCGACTTTCAACCCATATTCCCGGATCAGCCTATCGGTTTCCAAGAGTGCGGCTTTATGGTCGGAAAGAGCGCCTTTGCGCGGTTCGGAGCCGAGTACGATATTTTGTGCGACGGTGAAGGATGGAACCAGCATAAAATGCTGGTGCACCATCCCGATTTCATAGCGGATTGCATCTTTGGGAGTCCTCATTTCGATCTTTTCGCCTTTGTAGAAGATTTCGCCCTCCGAAGGCGTTTCAAGACCGAACAATATTTTCATCAAGGTTGATTTTCCAGCTCCATTTTCGCCGACAAGCGCATGGATTTCTCCGTGCCGGACCGAAAACGAAACGCCTCGGTTGGCTCTTGTCCCGTTTGAATACACTTTATGGATATTTCTCATTTCCAGCAGGTCGGACATTGCTGCACCCCCCTTGTTCATCCAACCTATTTAAGCGTAATTTCGCCGGACTCCAGCTTTTTCTGAATCTCCTCGACTTGGTCGCGGATCGTCTGCGGAACGTTTTTGCTGTACAGATCGTCCTTCGCAAGTCCAACACCGCCCTCGGCAAATCCGAGTTGCTCGGAAACGCCGAATTGGAGTTCGCCCTTCTTGTACCGGTCGACTGCCCGGAAGAGCGAATCGCTCACGTTTTTGAGCATTGAGGTCAGTACCGTTCCCGGTTGAACCTCATTCTGGTTGACGTTGCAGCCGATGGCATAGGTTCCAAGCTCCTTGGCCGCTTCGAACATGCCAAGTCCGCCCGCGCCGGCCGCCGCGAATATAACATCAACCTTCTGCTGCTTAAACTGGGCCAGGCCAAGCTCTTTGCCTTTCGGAGCGTCCGAAAAACTTCCAACAAACGACGAGATGACCTTGATGTCCCGATCGATATATTGGGCGCCCTGCTCATAACCGCTTCTGAACTCATTAATAATGGGGATATCCATGCCCCCGATAAAGCCGATTGTTTTGTCTGGATTCGATCCTTTCAGTTCGGTGCTTTTCGTAACCAGGGCTGCAAAAGCGCCGGCGAGGAACGAACCCTCCTTTTGGTCGTAAATAACGGAATAAACATTCGGGAGCCCTTCAATGGCCACATCAAAGAAAATAAACTTCTGGTTCGGATAGCGTTTGGCAAGATTAATCGTAATATCGCTCATCTGGCTTGTTCCAGCGATAACGATGTCATATTTGCCGCTCGAAACCATGGATTCGAGTCCTACCGCCCAGTCGGTCTGGTTGCTGCCGCCTTCCACCACTTTGATTTTCGCGCCAAACTCTTTATCCATGCGTTGCACGCCGGCATTGGCTGAATCGAAAAATCCTTGGTCACCGAGATTGCCGTTAATGTAAAGCCCGACTGAGAGGGGAGCCTCTGAACCCCCGATATCCGTCTGAGAGCTGCCGCTCTGGCCGCTCTTGTTCGATCCGCATCCGGCAGCAATAAATAAAATCACTAGAAGCATCATGCTCAATTTAACCAAATGTTGTTTTTTCATTGTAACTCCTCCGTTTTTTTTAATACGACTACCTCATTGAACTCCCCCGTCTTGACTCTTCTTTGCAGCCCTCCCCCTCTTTTGGCTCAGGTTGTATATAAGAAAAACTTCTATTCGAAGCCTTCTCACGATGAATGACCCTGCGTAAGCGGTAGCTTTTCATGCCGAACAGAAAGTCCACGCGCTTTATTACTTTAGCGTAGTTACTTTCTGTTGCGGTAACAAAAAGAGCCGTAGGAACTAGAAGAGAACAAAACAATCTCTTCTAATTCCTACGGCTCTTTTCTTTCGTAAAACGAATGTAAAGCTCCGAAGTCAAGTATGTGATGCAGAAAAACCGGATTGAACGTATTTCTCTGCCATCATTATTTGGTCAGTGTTTTATCAAATGAAATTACCGTACAAATATATCCGGTGCCTGGGTCATAATCTTTGAATACGGCCGTTACCGGCATGTTGAACGTCGCTTCGATTCTTTCCTTCAACAGGTTTTTAAAACTCGATGCTACGGCCGATTCCAACGATAAGAGCAGTTCTTTACGTTCCTCACCCAACATATTAAATACTGGAAGGCGGTTTATTTTAGCATAAATAAGAGCTTGATTCTCAATGGTATATATCTTTTGACTTTGCACACCTACATTGAACATCTCTTTATTAATTTCATTGTAAAGTATGGATAGTTTCTTTTTAAAAGATTGATCCATCTGAGTTCACCATGTATTTCTTCTGAATATCGTGACGAGTATTATTGATACGTTAAGATTACTAACATGATTATAAAAGTAATAACCTCTTCTTGTCAACAATAGGGGGCCTCTAGGATTCATTTGCTTCATATGATCCTATCCGAAAGACATCCTATCTTCAGGTGTAATCAAACCAAAAACCGCCAGGCTATCCCTGACGGCCCTTACCATTTGGCGTAAATCTGAAAATATCGTACTCGTCCCTGCCTGAGCAGTAACCGCCGCCGGTTGATAAATTCTTACGAACTGAGCAGACGCTATTTGAAGAAAATGAAGCAAATCAAAAACTTAACGAACCCAATAAACGCTATTCACGGAAAGAGATATTTGAGGTATGGACATTTTACCGCCTATAACGGAAATGAGGTTCGTTAGAATCGTCACTTTCATCGCAGTTGGAAGTTTCCCTTCCCGATTACCGCTGCGCCGAAAACTGCTTGTCCAACGCCTGTTCTACCGGAACATAAGAAACACTGAGATCTTTCGCTAACGCTTCGTAGGTAATCGAGCCGCCGGCAACGTTCACGCCGAGCCGCAGGGCAGCGCTCTCCGCGATCGCCTGCTTTACGCCTTTGCCGGCGATTTGCAGCGCATAAGGAATCGTCACGTTCGTCAACGCGATGGTCGACGTGCGCGGAACGGCGCCCGGCATGTTGGCGACGGCGTAATGGACGACCCCGTGCTTGCTATAAGTCGGCTCATCATGGGTCGTGATCCGGTCCACCGTCTCGAAGATCCCGCCTTGATCGACGGCCACGTCGATAATAACGGAGCCGGGCTTCATCGTTTTGATCATGTCTTCCGTCACCAGCTTCGGCGCTTTGGCGCCCGGAATTAAGACGGCCCCGATAACAAGATCGGATTCCGCAACCGCTTCGGCAATGTTAAACGGATTCGATATTAACGTTTGAATGGATGATCCGAAAATATCGTCCAGCTGGCGCAGACGTTCCGGACTTAAGTCGATCACCGTCACATCGGCGCCAAGTCCGGTCGCGATTTTTGCCGCGTTCGTACCGACCACTCCGCCGCCGATAATCGTCACTTTGCCGCGCGCCACGCCCGGAACGCCGCCCAGCAGGATGCCGATGCCGCCATTGTTTTTCTCCAGAAACTGCGCCCCGATCTGAGCGGACATGCGCCCGGCCACTTCGCTCATCGGCGTCAGCAGCGGCAGGCTGCGGTTTGCCTCAACTGTCTCGTACGCGATCGCGATGACGCCTTTTTCGGCCAGAACACGGGCAAGCTCGGGCGCAGCCGCCAAGTGCAAGTATGTGAATAAAATTAAATTTTCCCGGAAAAAGCCGTATTCGGACGGAAGCGGCTCTTTCACCTTCATCACCATTTCCGCAAAGGACCAAGCTTCAGCCGCATCGCTCGCGATACGTGCGCCGGCCGCAGCATAATCCTCGTCGGCGAAGCCGCTCCCCGCTCCGGCACCCTTCTCAATCAGCACTTCATGACCCGCTTTTACAAGCGCCATCACACCTGAGGGAGTAATCGCAACACGGTTTTCATTGTTTTTGATTTCCTTCGGAATGGCGATTTTCATTTTGTCGTCCTCCTCTTATTCGCTTAAGCCAAGTATAGAGGAAGCAATACCCGTTTTGTTTGTCCTGAAACATGAAAAAAGGCAGGCGCGCTTGTGAAAATCAACAAAAGTCAGCTCCGGCCAAGCCGCTCGGTTTTTAAATCTAGATAAAGCGTCACTTTCTGGTCCATATCGGTCAGGTCGATGTCCCCGATTTCCGAAATTCGCTTCAGCCGGTAATTCATCGTATTCGTATGGACGTGCAGCGCGTCGGCCGCCAATTTCGAATTGCTGTCGCAGCCAAGGAACACTTCCAGCGTGCGCAGCAGATCGCCGTTATGCTCGCGGTCGTATTCCCTCAGCTTTTCCAGGCATATGTTGCGGTAGCCGCGCTTTTCTTTTTCCTCCAAAATCAAAGGCAAAAACCGGTAGTACCCGAGGTCCGGGTAATAATGAAGACGGCTCGTCTCGCCGGGGAACTGCGTTTTAATGCGGAGCACGGTCAGCGCTTCCTGGTAGCTTTTTTCCACCTTCGTATAGTCTTCGTAGAGAGAGCCGCTCCCTCCATGCAGCAGCGCCGAACCGAATTGATCGTTCATTTGCCTGAGGAAACCGGCCAAAGCGTTCGTAAAATCCCGCATCGATGAATGCCGGAAGCGCGGAGTCGAAAGAAGAATAAATTGATTGCGGTCGATCGCGTGAAAAACCGGTTTCAGGTGCTGGGCCGCCGCGGCCAGGTTGCGGATTTGGCAAACCGTTTTGTCGGAAATTTCGGAAGCGAACTGGAGGATCAGAATATGAAAAGAAGACGGGAGCGCCACGCCGAGCTTTGCCGCCTTCTCTTCAATGGCCGTTTCGGACTGCAAATGCCCCATCAGCAGCTGCCAGAAAAAATCTTTGTGCCCCTCCTCCTCTTTCCGCCGCTGCTGGTGGTGCTGAATCAGCTTCGCTCTTGCGGCCTGCGCCGCTTTTTTCAGCTGCTGCAGCTGCTGCTCGTCAAGATGGTTCTCATCTTCCACGACCCAAATATACCCTAACAGCTCCGTATTTTTGCGAATGGCGACCGCCACCCGATCGTTCAGTCCGATTTCGCGGATGGCCGGCACCCGGACCGGATCGTCGCTTTCGGCCAACCGCTGAATGACGCCGTCCCGCCATAAGCCGCCGATCACCTTCTCCGGCACGCGCCGGCCTACGATCGTCGCAATCCGGGCCGTATCCATGTGGGGATCGTGGGAGCTGTAGGCGATCAGCCGGTGATTGACATCTTCAATCGTTACCGGACATCCGAGCACGTCGTTAATCGCTTCGGCCAACGCCTCGATGCTGTCGAAGCTTCCTTCAAACGGATTCTGTTCCACCGCCATGCTGCTTTCCCCTCCACTCGATTGTTAACGTTGCCTATGTGAAAAAACACAACTGGAATTTGTCTTTTTTATCCGATTCCACAATGAAAAAGCGCACGCTTCCTTTTATACTTGGTAAAAAGCGTACAAGGTGGTTAAGATGTGAAAAATGTCGAGCATCCGGTCAGCTTCCGGGAAACGTGGGCGGAGATATCGCTGGGCGCCGTCTCCCATAACGCCGCTCTGTTCAAATCGAACATCAAGGAGCGCTGCCGGCTAATGGCGGTCGTAAAAGCAAACGGCTATGGCCACGGCGCCATTGAAGTAGCCCAAGCCGCGCTTGCGGCTGGAGCCGATTATCTCGGCGTTGCGATTTTGGACGAAGCGCTCAAGCTGCGCACTGCGGGAGTGGAGCAGCCGATCCTTGTACTTGGCTACACGCCGCCTTTTGCCGTGGAAACGGCTGTACGGAACCGGGTTGCTTTAACCGTATTCTCCGAACCGGTGCTGGACGAAATGATCGCTTGTACGGAGCGGCTGCACATGCATGCGGACATGCATCTCAAAATCGATACCGGCATGACGCGTATCGGCGTTGCGACCAACGCAGAAGCGCTGACGCTTGCG carries:
- a CDS encoding PucR family transcriptional regulator translates to MAVEQNPFEGSFDSIEALAEAINDVLGCPVTIEDVNHRLIAYSSHDPHMDTARIATIVGRRVPEKVIGGLWRDGVIQRLAESDDPVRVPAIREIGLNDRVAVAIRKNTELLGYIWVVEDENHLDEQQLQQLKKAAQAARAKLIQHHQQRRKEEEGHKDFFWQLLMGHLQSETAIEEKAAKLGVALPSSFHILILQFASEISDKTVCQIRNLAAAAQHLKPVFHAIDRNQFILLSTPRFRHSSMRDFTNALAGFLRQMNDQFGSALLHGGSGSLYEDYTKVEKSYQEALTVLRIKTQFPGETSRLHYYPDLGYYRFLPLILEEKEKRGYRNICLEKLREYDREHNGDLLRTLEVFLGCDSNSKLAADALHVHTNTMNYRLKRISEIGDIDLTDMDQKVTLYLDLKTERLGRS